In a single window of the Bacteroidales bacterium genome:
- a CDS encoding DNA adenine methylase, with amino-acid sequence MSEILNLKTPVTYYGGKQLMVRHILPIIPEHNLYCEPFSGGAAIFFAKQPSEVEVLNDTNRELINFYRVIQNDFTSLEKEIQITLHSRDLHRKASVIYNNPDMFSELKRAWALWVLSSQGFAGQLDSNWGFDRSRNSMPKRLNNKKQSFTIDLAIRLQQVQLECADALYIINSRDSDKSFFYVDPPYFNSDMGHYDGYSIDDFEALLKLLSRIQGKFLLSSYPSVILDEYTKKNEWHTKAFEANVSVNSKAGKQKKKMEVLTANYDLNSIKNPVNS; translated from the coding sequence ATGAGTGAGATTCTGAATTTAAAAACCCCTGTCACCTATTATGGTGGAAAACAATTAATGGTAAGGCATATCCTGCCCATTATACCGGAGCACAACTTGTACTGCGAACCTTTTTCCGGCGGAGCAGCAATATTCTTTGCAAAGCAACCAAGTGAAGTTGAAGTATTAAATGACACAAATCGGGAATTGATTAACTTCTATAGGGTCATTCAAAATGATTTTACAAGCCTGGAAAAGGAAATACAAATAACGCTTCACAGCAGGGATCTGCATCGTAAGGCCTCAGTGATATATAATAATCCGGACATGTTCTCGGAACTTAAAAGAGCTTGGGCATTATGGGTATTATCCAGCCAGGGGTTTGCCGGGCAGCTTGATAGCAATTGGGGATTTGACAGATCGAGAAATAGCATGCCTAAGAGACTAAATAATAAAAAGCAAAGTTTTACAATAGATCTTGCTATCCGATTGCAGCAAGTTCAGCTTGAGTGCGCTGATGCGTTGTATATCATTAATAGCCGAGACTCGGACAAATCGTTCTTTTATGTGGATCCGCCATACTTTAATAGCGACATGGGTCATTATGATGGCTATAGTATTGATGACTTTGAAGCTTTACTGAAACTGTTATCCCGGATCCAGGGGAAATTCCTTTTAAGCTCGTATCCTTCAGTAATTCTCGATGAATACACCAAAAAGAATGAATGGCATACTAAAGCCTTTGAAGCCAATGTATCGGTAAATTCTAAGGCAGGAAAGCAGAAAAAGAAAATGGAAGTACTCACAGCTAATTATGATTTAAATAGTATAAAAAACCCGGTCAATAGTTGA